From the genome of Roseivivax sp. THAF197b:
GACCGCGACGCCGCATCCGGCGCATTCTTGGCCCGGAGGTTGCGGAGTTCACCGACAGAGGGTTCTGCGGGCACCTATGGGGCAAGAGCGTCACGCGCACGGGACGTGGTCTGAAGCTCGGCCTGCACAAGCCGCGCCGCGAGCCGCCAGCGCACCAGGTCGCGGCCCCATCTGCCAAATTGTGCCATTTCGACGGGCTCACGCGTCGGCATTGGGTCGCGAAGCTCATGCGCTATGCGGAGCTTGGCATGTATGCCGAGCCAAAGGGACCGCATCGCTGCCGCCATGCCCAGGTGACGCATGTGAAGAATGCGGGATCCGATCCCGCGGCGGCTTTCGCATTGCACGACATGATCCGGGTGATCCCGGCTGACACGGCGCAGGCCTGGCAGGAGGCGGGGCTGATCGAAGCGATGCCATGTGATCCCGCAGCGGCGACCCGGGCCCTGTTCGGGGATGCGGTGGACCTCTCGCCCGCGGCTTTCGACGCCGCTCTTGCGCAATAAAAAAACGCGCGCCCCCTGGGGACGCGCGCTGTGTTTCGGTCGGTCGCCTGGACTTTTGCGAGGCTTATGCGAGGCTCTCGTCGAT
Proteins encoded in this window:
- a CDS encoding glycosyltransferase family 2 protein codes for the protein MRWGVVTTVAEPPALLAAFVAHYARMGAGSIRLYFDRPDPEAAALISRVPGVEAIDADAAFYRDELGARVKPAQLNRKQRFNADHAMRTMEVDWLLHVDADEFLAAEDFAGQLAAQPADIDSLHIANGERAWIAGASPRTIFDGVLRWPVDGPRRRIRRILGPEVAEFTDRGFCGHLWGKSVTRTGRGLKLGLHKPRREPPAHQVAAPSAKLCHFDGLTRRHWVAKLMRYAELGMYAEPKGPHRCRHAQVTHVKNAGSDPAAAFALHDMIRVIPADTAQAWQEAGLIEAMPCDPAAATRALFGDAVDLSPAAFDAALAQ